A region of Moorena producens PAL-8-15-08-1 DNA encodes the following proteins:
- a CDS encoding DUF2256 domain-containing protein, protein MTRQQLKSNLPTKICPVCQRSFTWRKKWQDCWEEVKYCSERCRRRKSGVKQG, encoded by the coding sequence ATGACACGCCAGCAATTGAAATCGAACCTGCCAACAAAAATTTGCCCTGTTTGTCAACGTTCCTTTACATGGCGCAAAAAATGGCAAGATTGTTGGGAGGAAGTCAAATATTGCTCAGAGCGCTGTCGCAGAAGGAAATCTGGTGTGAAGCAGGGATGA